A window of Chlorocebus sabaeus isolate Y175 chromosome 14, mChlSab1.0.hap1, whole genome shotgun sequence contains these coding sequences:
- the OST4 gene encoding dolichyl-diphosphooligosaccharide--protein glycosyltransferase subunit 4, which translates to MITDVQLAIFANMLGVSLFLLVVLYHYVAVNNPKKQE; encoded by the coding sequence ATGATCACGGACGTGCAGCTCGCCATCTTCGCCAACATGCTGGGCGTGTCGCTCTTCTTGCTTGTTGTTCTCTATCACTACGTGGCCGTCAACAATCCCAAGAAGCAGGAATGA